In a single window of the Tiliqua scincoides isolate rTilSci1 chromosome 15, rTilSci1.hap2, whole genome shotgun sequence genome:
- the ZFTA gene encoding zinc finger translocation-associated protein isoform X3, with protein MEPPSLPIKREPQEPGESPFPEEASDSQNSAELSPGRPLRTSGNGLLHRIPKDPSILLSGGRKYSDHCEERASRPGKSRIPGRDHRRYYHEHWRAEYLMDFNAARHGMICMVCGSSLATLKLSTIKRHIRQKHPYSLAWSAREKEVIMNSWDAHLGLETEPDRASDPAEASDSQPASHGEFPPGGGRRRRQGPVPLSSGGGRRPSSWGLKTASVGEARSLERYLKESLQSWFQLEFLMDYDPQGNRLSCMMCGSSLPSLNLDDIKRHVMEAHPSSLAFSPAEKAAILDAWNARSVEHAAESEGPREAAEEAESEPTPQDLSVKVGDPSPSPDRPGGEEGCDEGGPWDSEESSPPAPARGRDHRRYFQEHWRVEYLMDYNGLRHGLVCMVCGSALATLKMSTIKRHIQQKHPDSTQLSHQIKALIVQEWNRKVARLADAEDSLPETDPEPDKAEPQPALKQPPSPKESDKDGATVAGGEEEEAATRLAPSQQQQQSLEAGTPSRRGQRRNYQPRWREEYLMDYDEQRHGLICMVCGGTLATLKVSTIKRHILQVHRFSLEYTALEKQTILEAYAESDQAPKAATPASPSSEPPCDVKPKPSRAGTMTFGYNLPVCTV; from the exons ATGGAGCCCCCCAGCCTCCCCATCAAGAGGGAGCCCCAGGAGCCAG GAGAATCTCCATTCCCAGAAGAAGCGTCCGATTCTCAGAACAGTGCTGAGCTGAGCCCTGGCCGCCCCTTGCGCACCTCTGGGAATGGCTTGTTGCACAGAATCCCGAAGGATCCATCCATCCTCCTGTCTGGAGGGCGCAAGTACTCTGACCACTGTGAAGAGCGGGCGTCGAGGCCCGGGAAGAGCCGGATCCCTGGGCGGGACCACCGGCGCTATTACCACGAGCACTGGCGGGCCGAGTACCTGATGGACTTCAATGCCGCCCGGCACGGCATGATTTGCATGGTGTGCGGGAGCTCGTTGGCCACACTCAAACTGAGCACCATCAAGAGGCACATCCGGCAGAAGCACCCCTACTCGCTGGCCTGGAGCGCCCGGGAGAAGGAGGTCATCATGAACAGCTGGGATGCACATTTGGGCCTTGAAACAGAGCCTGACCGAGCCAGCGACCCAGCAGAAGCATCCGACAGCCAGCCAGCAAGTCACG GAGAATTTCCACCTGGGGGAGGCCGCAGGAGGCGACAGGGTCCAGTCCCCCTCTCTTCTGGCGGGGGCCGCCGGCCATCCAGCTGGGGCCTGAAAACGGCCTCAGTTGGGGAGGCCCGGAGCCTGGAGCGCTACCTGAAGGAGTCCCTGCAAAGTTGGTTCCAGCTGGAGTTCCTGATGGACTATGACCCGCAGGGCAACCGGCTCTCCTGCATGATGTGTGGCTCCTCTTTGCCCAGCCTCAACCTGGACGACATCAAGCGCCACGTCATGGAGGCCCACCCCAGCTCGCTCGCCTTCAGCCCGGCCGAGAAGGCTGCCATCCTTGACGCCTGGAATGCCCGCTCTGTGGAACACGCTGCAGAGAGTGAAGGCCCCAGGGAGGCGGCAGAGG AAGCCGAATCTGAGCCCACCCCACAGGATCTGAGCGTGAAGGTAGGGGATCCGTCTCCGTCGCCGGACCGCCCTGGGGGCGAGGAAGGGTGTGACGAAGGTGGTCCTTGGGACTCGGAAGAGAGCAGCCCACCTGCTCCAGCCCGTGGCAGGGATCATCGGCGCTATTTCCAAGAGCACTGGCGGGTAGAGTACCTGATGGACTACAACGGGTTGCGCCACGGACTGGTGTGCATGGTCTGCGGCAGCGCACTGGCCACCCTCAAGATGAGCACCATCAAGCGGCACATTCAGCAGAAGCATCCAGATTCCACTCAGCTGAGCCATCAGATCAAGGCCCTCATCGTGCAGGAGTGGAACCGCAAAGTGGCCCGCCTGGCCGATGCCGAGGATTCCTTGCCTGAAACGGACCCGGAGCCGGACAAGG CAGAACCACAGCCTGCCCTCAAGCAGCCCCCGTCTCCCAAGGAATCCGACAAGGATGGGGCCACGGTGGCGGGAGGCgaggaggaagaggctgccaCAAGACTGGCTCcctcgcagcagcagcagcagtccctgGAGGCCGGGACCCCATCCCGGCGGGGTCAGCGGCGGAACTACCAGCCCCGCTGGCGGGAGGAGTACCTGATGGACTATGATGAGCAGCGGCACGGCCTGATCTGCATGGTGTGTGGGGGCACACTGGCCACCCTGAAGGTCAGCACCATCAAACGGCACATCCTCCAGGTGCACCGTTTCTCCCTGGAGTACACAGCGCTAGAGAAACAGACCATCCTGGAAGCGTACGCTGAGAGCGATCAGGCCCCAAAGGCCGCCACCCCTGCCAGTCCCAGCTCCGAGCCCCCCTGTGATGTCAAGCCAAAGCCCTCGCGGGCAGGGACAATGACATTTGGTTACAATCTACCTGTATGTACAGTGTAG
- the ZFTA gene encoding zinc finger translocation-associated protein isoform X1, whose product MEPPSLPIKREPQEPAGESPFPEEASDSQNSAELSPGRPLRTSGNGLLHRIPKDPSILLSGGRKYSDHCEERASRPGKSRIPGRDHRRYYHEHWRAEYLMDFNAARHGMICMVCGSSLATLKLSTIKRHIRQKHPYSLAWSAREKEVIMNSWDAHLGLETEPDRASDPAEASDSQPASHGEFPPGGGRRRRQGPVPLSSGGGRRPSSWGLKTASVGEARSLERYLKESLQSWFQLEFLMDYDPQGNRLSCMMCGSSLPSLNLDDIKRHVMEAHPSSLAFSPAEKAAILDAWNARSVEHAAESEGPREAAEEAESEPTPQDLSVKVGDPSPSPDRPGGEEGCDEGGPWDSEESSPPAPARGRDHRRYFQEHWRVEYLMDYNGLRHGLVCMVCGSALATLKMSTIKRHIQQKHPDSTQLSHQIKALIVQEWNRKVARLADAEDSLPETDPEPDKAEPQPALKQPPSPKESDKDGATVAGGEEEEAATRLAPSQQQQQSLEAGTPSRRGQRRNYQPRWREEYLMDYDEQRHGLICMVCGGTLATLKVSTIKRHILQVHRFSLEYTALEKQTILEAYAESDQAPKAATPASPSSEPPCDVKPKPSRAGTMTFGYNLPVCTV is encoded by the exons ATGGAGCCCCCCAGCCTCCCCATCAAGAGGGAGCCCCAGGAGCCAG CAGGAGAATCTCCATTCCCAGAAGAAGCGTCCGATTCTCAGAACAGTGCTGAGCTGAGCCCTGGCCGCCCCTTGCGCACCTCTGGGAATGGCTTGTTGCACAGAATCCCGAAGGATCCATCCATCCTCCTGTCTGGAGGGCGCAAGTACTCTGACCACTGTGAAGAGCGGGCGTCGAGGCCCGGGAAGAGCCGGATCCCTGGGCGGGACCACCGGCGCTATTACCACGAGCACTGGCGGGCCGAGTACCTGATGGACTTCAATGCCGCCCGGCACGGCATGATTTGCATGGTGTGCGGGAGCTCGTTGGCCACACTCAAACTGAGCACCATCAAGAGGCACATCCGGCAGAAGCACCCCTACTCGCTGGCCTGGAGCGCCCGGGAGAAGGAGGTCATCATGAACAGCTGGGATGCACATTTGGGCCTTGAAACAGAGCCTGACCGAGCCAGCGACCCAGCAGAAGCATCCGACAGCCAGCCAGCAAGTCACG GAGAATTTCCACCTGGGGGAGGCCGCAGGAGGCGACAGGGTCCAGTCCCCCTCTCTTCTGGCGGGGGCCGCCGGCCATCCAGCTGGGGCCTGAAAACGGCCTCAGTTGGGGAGGCCCGGAGCCTGGAGCGCTACCTGAAGGAGTCCCTGCAAAGTTGGTTCCAGCTGGAGTTCCTGATGGACTATGACCCGCAGGGCAACCGGCTCTCCTGCATGATGTGTGGCTCCTCTTTGCCCAGCCTCAACCTGGACGACATCAAGCGCCACGTCATGGAGGCCCACCCCAGCTCGCTCGCCTTCAGCCCGGCCGAGAAGGCTGCCATCCTTGACGCCTGGAATGCCCGCTCTGTGGAACACGCTGCAGAGAGTGAAGGCCCCAGGGAGGCGGCAGAGG AAGCCGAATCTGAGCCCACCCCACAGGATCTGAGCGTGAAGGTAGGGGATCCGTCTCCGTCGCCGGACCGCCCTGGGGGCGAGGAAGGGTGTGACGAAGGTGGTCCTTGGGACTCGGAAGAGAGCAGCCCACCTGCTCCAGCCCGTGGCAGGGATCATCGGCGCTATTTCCAAGAGCACTGGCGGGTAGAGTACCTGATGGACTACAACGGGTTGCGCCACGGACTGGTGTGCATGGTCTGCGGCAGCGCACTGGCCACCCTCAAGATGAGCACCATCAAGCGGCACATTCAGCAGAAGCATCCAGATTCCACTCAGCTGAGCCATCAGATCAAGGCCCTCATCGTGCAGGAGTGGAACCGCAAAGTGGCCCGCCTGGCCGATGCCGAGGATTCCTTGCCTGAAACGGACCCGGAGCCGGACAAGG CAGAACCACAGCCTGCCCTCAAGCAGCCCCCGTCTCCCAAGGAATCCGACAAGGATGGGGCCACGGTGGCGGGAGGCgaggaggaagaggctgccaCAAGACTGGCTCcctcgcagcagcagcagcagtccctgGAGGCCGGGACCCCATCCCGGCGGGGTCAGCGGCGGAACTACCAGCCCCGCTGGCGGGAGGAGTACCTGATGGACTATGATGAGCAGCGGCACGGCCTGATCTGCATGGTGTGTGGGGGCACACTGGCCACCCTGAAGGTCAGCACCATCAAACGGCACATCCTCCAGGTGCACCGTTTCTCCCTGGAGTACACAGCGCTAGAGAAACAGACCATCCTGGAAGCGTACGCTGAGAGCGATCAGGCCCCAAAGGCCGCCACCCCTGCCAGTCCCAGCTCCGAGCCCCCCTGTGATGTCAAGCCAAAGCCCTCGCGGGCAGGGACAATGACATTTGGTTACAATCTACCTGTATGTACAGTGTAG
- the ZFTA gene encoding zinc finger translocation-associated protein isoform X2: MEPPSLPIKREPQEPAGESPFPEEASDSQNSAELSPGRPLRTSGNGLLHRIPKDPSILLSGGRKYSDHCEERASRPGKSRIPGRDHRRYYHEHWRAEYLMDFNAARHGMICMVCGSSLATLKLSTIKRHIRQKHPYSLAWSAREKEVIMNSWDAHLGLETEPDRASDPAEASDSQPASHGEFPPGGGRRRRQGPVPLSSGGGRRPSSWGLKTASVGEARSLERYLKESLQSWFQLEFLMDYDPQGNRLSCMMCGSSLPSLNLDDIKRHVMEAHPSSLAFSPAEKAAILDAWNARSVEHAAESEGPREAAEEAESEPTPQDLSVKVGDPSPSPDRPGGEEGCDEGGPWDSEESSPPAPARGRDHRRYFQEHWRVEYLMDYNGLRHGLVCMVCGSALATLKMSTIKRHIQQKHPDSTQLSHQIKALIVQEWNRKVARLADAEDSLPETDPEPDKEPQPALKQPPSPKESDKDGATVAGGEEEEAATRLAPSQQQQQSLEAGTPSRRGQRRNYQPRWREEYLMDYDEQRHGLICMVCGGTLATLKVSTIKRHILQVHRFSLEYTALEKQTILEAYAESDQAPKAATPASPSSEPPCDVKPKPSRAGTMTFGYNLPVCTV, translated from the exons ATGGAGCCCCCCAGCCTCCCCATCAAGAGGGAGCCCCAGGAGCCAG CAGGAGAATCTCCATTCCCAGAAGAAGCGTCCGATTCTCAGAACAGTGCTGAGCTGAGCCCTGGCCGCCCCTTGCGCACCTCTGGGAATGGCTTGTTGCACAGAATCCCGAAGGATCCATCCATCCTCCTGTCTGGAGGGCGCAAGTACTCTGACCACTGTGAAGAGCGGGCGTCGAGGCCCGGGAAGAGCCGGATCCCTGGGCGGGACCACCGGCGCTATTACCACGAGCACTGGCGGGCCGAGTACCTGATGGACTTCAATGCCGCCCGGCACGGCATGATTTGCATGGTGTGCGGGAGCTCGTTGGCCACACTCAAACTGAGCACCATCAAGAGGCACATCCGGCAGAAGCACCCCTACTCGCTGGCCTGGAGCGCCCGGGAGAAGGAGGTCATCATGAACAGCTGGGATGCACATTTGGGCCTTGAAACAGAGCCTGACCGAGCCAGCGACCCAGCAGAAGCATCCGACAGCCAGCCAGCAAGTCACG GAGAATTTCCACCTGGGGGAGGCCGCAGGAGGCGACAGGGTCCAGTCCCCCTCTCTTCTGGCGGGGGCCGCCGGCCATCCAGCTGGGGCCTGAAAACGGCCTCAGTTGGGGAGGCCCGGAGCCTGGAGCGCTACCTGAAGGAGTCCCTGCAAAGTTGGTTCCAGCTGGAGTTCCTGATGGACTATGACCCGCAGGGCAACCGGCTCTCCTGCATGATGTGTGGCTCCTCTTTGCCCAGCCTCAACCTGGACGACATCAAGCGCCACGTCATGGAGGCCCACCCCAGCTCGCTCGCCTTCAGCCCGGCCGAGAAGGCTGCCATCCTTGACGCCTGGAATGCCCGCTCTGTGGAACACGCTGCAGAGAGTGAAGGCCCCAGGGAGGCGGCAGAGG AAGCCGAATCTGAGCCCACCCCACAGGATCTGAGCGTGAAGGTAGGGGATCCGTCTCCGTCGCCGGACCGCCCTGGGGGCGAGGAAGGGTGTGACGAAGGTGGTCCTTGGGACTCGGAAGAGAGCAGCCCACCTGCTCCAGCCCGTGGCAGGGATCATCGGCGCTATTTCCAAGAGCACTGGCGGGTAGAGTACCTGATGGACTACAACGGGTTGCGCCACGGACTGGTGTGCATGGTCTGCGGCAGCGCACTGGCCACCCTCAAGATGAGCACCATCAAGCGGCACATTCAGCAGAAGCATCCAGATTCCACTCAGCTGAGCCATCAGATCAAGGCCCTCATCGTGCAGGAGTGGAACCGCAAAGTGGCCCGCCTGGCCGATGCCGAGGATTCCTTGCCTGAAACGGACCCGGAGCCGGACAAGG AACCACAGCCTGCCCTCAAGCAGCCCCCGTCTCCCAAGGAATCCGACAAGGATGGGGCCACGGTGGCGGGAGGCgaggaggaagaggctgccaCAAGACTGGCTCcctcgcagcagcagcagcagtccctgGAGGCCGGGACCCCATCCCGGCGGGGTCAGCGGCGGAACTACCAGCCCCGCTGGCGGGAGGAGTACCTGATGGACTATGATGAGCAGCGGCACGGCCTGATCTGCATGGTGTGTGGGGGCACACTGGCCACCCTGAAGGTCAGCACCATCAAACGGCACATCCTCCAGGTGCACCGTTTCTCCCTGGAGTACACAGCGCTAGAGAAACAGACCATCCTGGAAGCGTACGCTGAGAGCGATCAGGCCCCAAAGGCCGCCACCCCTGCCAGTCCCAGCTCCGAGCCCCCCTGTGATGTCAAGCCAAAGCCCTCGCGGGCAGGGACAATGACATTTGGTTACAATCTACCTGTATGTACAGTGTAG